A window from Verrucomicrobiota bacterium encodes these proteins:
- a CDS encoding class I SAM-dependent methyltransferase, with product MQAATTQRSVEHRTIQVLSEIFAGCPLERVAVRLWDGTPWPDGRPRPATIVLKDPDALRRMFLPGSEIGLAEAYLYDDFDLEGDIEAAFDIGDFLLTRVRDWRTKLKLAAALLALPGESSGLRAAAGRFLPDLRGKRHSRERDRRSVTFHYNVSNDFYRLWLDSRMVYSCAYFKSPDDSLDAAQERKLDYICRKLRLRPGQRLLDIGCGWGGLVMYAAQRYGVSALGVSLSEPQVEWARARIAEAGLKDRVAVELRDYREIAPDCDGPCDAVVSVGMAEHVGRERLKDYFKIAFDTLKPGGVFLNHAIGEGVAALPVDPNDSFVYRIVFPDGDIPPLPAVLGAAEPAGFEIRDVENLREHYALTLRHWVRRLEAHYTEARFCVDEPTYRTWRLYMAGSAHNFARGQIAVYQTLLAKVDQAGNARLPLTRDDWYHTA from the coding sequence ATGCAGGCGGCCACGACGCAGAGGTCCGTTGAACACCGGACCATTCAGGTTTTGAGTGAAATTTTTGCGGGTTGCCCCCTCGAGAGGGTAGCCGTGCGGCTTTGGGATGGAACGCCGTGGCCTGATGGACGGCCCCGTCCTGCGACGATCGTGCTTAAAGACCCTGATGCGCTCCGCCGGATGTTCCTGCCCGGCTCGGAAATCGGTCTGGCTGAAGCCTACCTGTATGATGATTTTGACCTCGAAGGGGACATCGAGGCGGCGTTCGACATCGGCGATTTTCTGCTGACCCGGGTCCGGGACTGGCGGACGAAGCTCAAGCTGGCGGCGGCGCTGCTGGCTTTGCCCGGGGAAAGCTCGGGGCTGCGGGCGGCCGCAGGGCGGTTCCTGCCCGATTTGCGCGGCAAACGTCATTCGCGCGAGCGGGACCGGCGGTCGGTCACATTTCACTACAATGTGTCGAATGATTTTTACCGGCTCTGGCTGGACTCCCGGATGGTCTATTCCTGCGCGTATTTTAAATCGCCGGATGACAGTCTCGATGCGGCGCAGGAACGCAAGCTCGACTACATCTGCCGCAAGCTGCGCCTGCGCCCCGGCCAGCGGTTACTCGACATCGGTTGCGGCTGGGGCGGGCTGGTCATGTACGCTGCCCAACGCTATGGGGTAAGCGCACTCGGCGTCAGCTTGAGCGAACCGCAGGTTGAGTGGGCCCGCGCGCGCATCGCCGAGGCCGGCCTGAAAGATCGGGTCGCGGTGGAACTGCGCGACTATCGCGAGATCGCCCCGGATTGCGATGGCCCGTGCGACGCCGTGGTAAGCGTCGGGATGGCTGAGCACGTCGGACGCGAGCGGCTGAAGGACTACTTCAAAATCGCCTTCGATACCCTTAAACCCGGCGGCGTGTTCCTGAATCACGCCATCGGCGAGGGTGTGGCGGCATTGCCCGTCGACCCCAATGATTCGTTCGTCTATCGTATTGTTTTTCCCGACGGCGACATCCCGCCGCTGCCCGCTGTCCTCGGGGCCGCCGAGCCGGCGGGGTTCGAAATCCGCGATGTTGAAAATCTGCGTGAGCATTATGCGCTCACCCTGCGCCATTGGGTGCGACGGTTGGAAGCGCATTACACCGAAGCGCGATTCTGCGTGGACGAACCCACCTACCGCACCTGGCGGCTCTACATGGCCGGGTCAGCCCACAACTTCGCGCGCGGTCAAATTGCCGTTTACCAGACGCTGTTGGCGAAAGTCGACCAGGCGGGCAACGCGCGCCTGCCTCTGACGCGCGACGATTGGTATCACACGGCATAG
- a CDS encoding isovaleryl-CoA dehydrogenase, which produces MGALYPPDAVFNQPPPLEDYNLFESDSALKEAVQREGAGWINADASRFGAFLGRPETINLGVQANRFAPELRTHDRFGYRIDEVVYHPAYHELMRIGIEARCHSLPWVESRPGAQVARAVLLMLRHQVDEGSSCPLTMTFAAIPSLRLQPELVAEWEPRALSSVYDPRAIPASEKGGVLFGMGMTERQGGSDVRANTTWAESVDGGGPGREYILTGHKWFCSAPMCDAFFILAQTVGGLSCFLMPRWRSDGTRNAFHLLRLKDKLGNRSNASGEVEFRRASARLVGEEGRGVATIMEMVRHTRLDCALGSAAAVRKAVAEATHHAAHRSAFGRRLIDQPLMRNVLADLCLESEAATTLAIRLARAFDRSKEDPREQKFARIATAIAKYWVTKRTPVIVAEALECLGGNGYIEESPLPRLYRDAPLNSLWEGAGNVQCLDVLKAMQKDPETIAALRQELASTTGANSIFDHFIASLLSAKEIAGAEFGARRLVEQLALALEASALIRSGNQPVADLFCAARLTERPGLAFGTLRSEEGVTLLLERAQPRTGHTAGTTEESGHND; this is translated from the coding sequence ATGGGCGCCCTTTACCCTCCCGATGCCGTTTTCAACCAGCCGCCGCCGTTGGAAGATTACAACCTCTTCGAGAGCGACTCCGCCTTGAAGGAGGCGGTTCAACGCGAAGGCGCCGGCTGGATCAACGCGGACGCATCCAGGTTCGGAGCGTTTTTAGGCCGGCCGGAAACGATCAACCTGGGCGTCCAGGCAAATCGGTTTGCACCGGAACTGAGAACCCATGATCGATTCGGTTACCGTATCGACGAGGTCGTCTACCACCCGGCCTACCATGAGTTGATGCGTATCGGGATCGAGGCGCGGTGTCATTCGTTACCCTGGGTGGAAAGCCGTCCGGGAGCTCAGGTCGCACGGGCCGTCTTGCTGATGCTCCGGCACCAGGTCGACGAAGGCTCCAGTTGTCCCCTGACGATGACGTTTGCGGCCATCCCGTCGCTCCGCCTGCAGCCGGAGCTCGTGGCGGAATGGGAACCCCGGGCCCTGTCGTCCGTTTACGACCCTCGAGCCATCCCGGCGTCCGAAAAAGGCGGTGTCCTCTTCGGAATGGGCATGACGGAGCGGCAGGGCGGCAGCGACGTCCGGGCGAACACGACGTGGGCGGAATCCGTCGATGGCGGCGGTCCCGGCCGGGAGTACATCCTCACCGGGCACAAATGGTTTTGCTCCGCGCCGATGTGTGACGCCTTCTTTATCCTAGCACAAACGGTGGGCGGGCTTTCCTGTTTTCTGATGCCCCGGTGGCGTTCGGACGGAACCAGGAACGCGTTTCATCTTCTCCGTTTGAAGGACAAACTGGGTAACCGCTCGAATGCCTCCGGCGAAGTGGAGTTCCGGCGCGCGTCGGCACGATTGGTCGGTGAAGAAGGCCGCGGGGTCGCAACGATCATGGAGATGGTGCGCCACACGCGCCTGGATTGCGCGCTCGGATCGGCGGCAGCGGTGCGCAAGGCCGTCGCCGAAGCCACGCATCATGCGGCTCACCGGTCGGCGTTCGGCCGCCGGTTGATCGATCAGCCGCTCATGCGAAATGTGCTGGCTGACTTATGCCTGGAATCCGAAGCGGCGACCACCCTGGCGATTCGCCTCGCGCGTGCGTTCGATCGTTCGAAGGAAGATCCACGCGAGCAAAAGTTTGCCCGCATCGCGACGGCCATCGCCAAGTACTGGGTCACTAAACGGACGCCCGTAATCGTCGCCGAAGCGTTGGAATGCCTCGGCGGAAACGGGTACATCGAAGAATCGCCGCTTCCGCGCCTCTACCGGGATGCTCCCCTGAATTCTCTCTGGGAAGGCGCCGGTAACGTCCAATGCCTCGACGTCTTAAAGGCGATGCAAAAGGATCCGGAGACCATCGCCGCACTCCGGCAGGAGCTTGCGTCAACGACGGGGGCAAACTCCATTTTTGATCATTTTATCGCGTCCCTTCTTTCGGCAAAGGAGATCGCGGGTGCGGAGTTCGGCGCCCGCAGGTTGGTGGAACAGTTGGCGCTCGCTTTGGAAGCGTCCGCCTTGATCCGAAGCGGGAACCAGCCGGTGGCGGACCTTTTCTGCGCCGCCCGTCTGACGGAGAGACCCGGCCTGGCATTCGGAACATTGCGCTCGGAAGAGGGCGTGACACTGCTGCTCGAGCGGGCCCAGCCTAGAACAGGTCACACGGCGGGCACGACGGAAGAGAGCGGGCACAACGACTGA
- the xylB gene encoding xylulokinase, whose product MPHLLGLDLGTSSLKAVVLNTQGKVAGLGHAEYQIDTPQPGAAEQNPEGWWQAAIEATRQALTQAGEADVAAVGFCGQMHGAVLLDRSGRPVRPAIIWADQRSASVLNRVEQLVGPAELGRTCGTAPAAGFQIATLVWLQEHEPESLARAQTVVLPKDYVRYRLTGTIETDETDASATGLFDVANRRWPQSILERLKLDPALLPAVRTSATVCGELRADAAALLNLRPGIPVVTGSADQPAQALGNGLLDPPLGSVTLGTGGQVFMPLTEPAVDPELRLHTFCHAPPDRWYLLGAMLSAGMALRWFKQRTGNLDYATLDRLAEAVPPGSEGLRFLPYLVGERSPLMDAKARGGFIGLTLRHDLGHLTRAVLEGIAFSVRHIVEVMEEVGARPERFIASGNGLGSPVWRQMLADVLNRPLYRSHDPFAAERAGVGAGLLAGIGAGILEGMASIKALAPTFNEETTPDPDRVAVYDRAYHDFRELYPRLRPYFHNQE is encoded by the coding sequence ATGCCACACCTGCTCGGACTCGACCTTGGAACCTCCAGTTTAAAAGCCGTTGTGCTGAATACTCAGGGAAAGGTGGCCGGCCTGGGACACGCCGAATACCAGATCGACACTCCCCAACCCGGGGCGGCCGAGCAGAACCCGGAGGGCTGGTGGCAAGCCGCCATCGAAGCCACCCGGCAGGCCTTGACGCAAGCGGGCGAAGCGGACGTGGCCGCGGTCGGTTTTTGCGGGCAGATGCATGGCGCCGTCTTGCTTGACCGCAGCGGCCGGCCGGTCCGGCCTGCGATCATCTGGGCCGATCAGCGCAGCGCTTCCGTCCTTAACCGGGTCGAGCAGTTAGTCGGGCCGGCTGAACTGGGACGGACCTGCGGCACGGCGCCGGCAGCCGGGTTTCAGATTGCAACCCTGGTCTGGTTGCAGGAGCATGAACCCGAGAGCCTGGCGCGGGCGCAAACCGTTGTCCTGCCGAAGGATTACGTGCGTTACCGGCTGACGGGCACCATTGAAACCGATGAAACCGACGCTTCCGCCACCGGGCTGTTTGATGTCGCCAACCGGCGTTGGCCGCAATCAATTCTGGAGCGATTAAAACTCGATCCCGCCTTGTTGCCGGCAGTTCGGACCTCGGCGACGGTTTGCGGCGAGTTGCGAGCCGATGCGGCGGCTCTCCTCAACTTGCGCCCGGGAATTCCCGTGGTGACCGGCTCCGCCGATCAGCCGGCGCAAGCCCTTGGCAACGGCCTGCTCGATCCGCCGCTGGGCTCCGTGACTTTGGGGACCGGCGGACAGGTCTTTATGCCGTTGACCGAGCCGGCGGTCGATCCGGAACTTCGCCTCCACACCTTCTGCCACGCGCCTCCGGACCGCTGGTACCTTCTGGGGGCCATGTTATCGGCTGGAATGGCCCTTCGCTGGTTCAAACAACGAACCGGCAACCTGGACTACGCCACCCTGGACCGGTTGGCCGAAGCCGTTCCCCCCGGGAGCGAAGGCCTGCGCTTCCTGCCTTACCTCGTCGGGGAACGGTCTCCGTTGATGGATGCGAAAGCCAGGGGCGGATTCATCGGCCTGACCCTCCGGCATGACCTCGGTCACCTGACTCGGGCGGTACTGGAGGGCATCGCTTTCAGCGTGCGCCACATCGTCGAAGTCATGGAGGAGGTCGGGGCGCGGCCGGAACGTTTCATTGCTTCCGGCAATGGGCTCGGCAGCCCGGTCTGGCGCCAGATGCTCGCCGACGTGTTGAACCGCCCGTTGTACCGGTCGCACGACCCGTTTGCCGCCGAACGCGCCGGCGTCGGCGCCGGTCTGCTGGCCGGGATCGGCGCCGGGATTTTGGAGGGCATGGCTTCGATCAAGGCCCTGGCTCCAACCTTCAACGAGGAGACCACGCCCGACCCGGACCGGGTCGCGGTGTACGACCGCGCCTACCACGATTTTCGCGAGTTGTACCCGCGCCTGCGTCCTTACTTCCATAACCAGGAGTGA
- a CDS encoding FAD-binding protein, translated as MLDFVERLQDRLPAGRVVTAPEILAAYSRDKWFASNLPDAVVFPKETADVAAALRFANETQIPVTARGAGYGYVGGCVPSRGGIVIALAQLDRIKEINVPDGVAIVEPGVVTGELQREARARNLFYPPDPASLKNSSIGGNIATNAGGPRCLKYGVTRHYVLGLEVVLATGEIVRLGGRTMKNKTGFDLVGLFVGSEGMLGVVTEATLRLLPLPPARGSLSASFPDIEAAAAAVQGILAAGFLPSALEIADRFTLEAARGHLGQQIVPAGEAHLLIDLDGQEASVCSELSTLANLVKALGAWTVDSAQGEGPCEKLWDLRRGFSESLKATGLKKLNEDIAVPRGRLVDLVRFAGQLQDRYGFPVACFGHAGDGNIHVNIMVANPDSPGEQARTEQALDELFRQVIAWDGAITGEHGIGLAKKRWWPQAVSPENLALHRVIKQALDPHGILNPGKFL; from the coding sequence ATGCTCGATTTTGTGGAACGTTTGCAGGACCGGTTGCCTGCCGGCCGGGTAGTTACCGCGCCCGAAATTCTGGCCGCGTACAGCCGGGATAAATGGTTCGCCAGCAACCTGCCCGACGCCGTGGTCTTTCCAAAAGAAACGGCTGATGTGGCTGCTGCGTTGCGCTTTGCGAACGAAACTCAGATCCCCGTAACCGCCCGGGGCGCCGGGTACGGCTACGTCGGCGGATGCGTCCCGAGCCGCGGCGGGATCGTGATAGCGTTAGCGCAGCTCGACCGGATCAAGGAAATCAACGTGCCGGACGGGGTGGCGATCGTTGAGCCGGGGGTGGTGACCGGTGAATTGCAGCGGGAAGCCCGGGCGCGCAACCTTTTCTACCCGCCTGATCCGGCAAGTCTCAAGAACAGTTCCATCGGCGGAAACATTGCCACGAACGCCGGCGGCCCGCGTTGCCTGAAATACGGCGTGACCCGCCATTACGTCCTCGGGTTGGAAGTGGTCCTGGCCACGGGTGAAATCGTGCGGCTGGGCGGACGCACGATGAAAAATAAGACGGGGTTCGACCTGGTCGGGCTCTTTGTCGGTTCGGAAGGCATGCTGGGGGTGGTCACGGAGGCGACGCTGCGGCTGCTGCCTCTTCCGCCGGCGCGTGGTTCGCTTTCGGCGAGTTTCCCTGACATCGAGGCGGCGGCCGCGGCGGTACAAGGCATTCTGGCGGCCGGCTTTTTGCCGTCGGCGCTCGAAATTGCCGATCGTTTTACCTTGGAAGCGGCGCGGGGGCATTTGGGACAGCAGATCGTGCCCGCGGGCGAGGCACACTTGTTAATTGACCTGGATGGCCAGGAGGCCTCGGTGTGCTCGGAACTCAGCACCCTGGCGAACCTGGTCAAAGCTCTCGGAGCCTGGACCGTTGACTCGGCGCAAGGGGAAGGGCCGTGTGAAAAGTTATGGGATCTGCGGCGCGGTTTCTCGGAATCCCTCAAAGCCACCGGCTTGAAGAAGCTCAACGAGGATATTGCGGTGCCCCGCGGCCGCCTGGTGGATCTGGTGCGATTTGCCGGGCAACTCCAGGATCGGTACGGTTTTCCGGTGGCGTGCTTTGGCCATGCGGGTGACGGCAACATCCACGTCAACATCATGGTGGCGAACCCGGATAGCCCGGGCGAGCAGGCCAGGACGGAACAGGCGCTCGACGAGCTCTTCCGGCAGGTGATTGCGTGGGACGGCGCCATTACGGGCGAACACGGGATCGGCCTCGCCAAAAAACGGTGGTGGCCCCAGGCGGTTTCACCCGAAAATCTGGCCCTTCATCGCGTCATCAAGCAGGCGCTGGACCCGCACGGGATTCTTAACCCGGGAAAATTTCTGTAA